One Miscanthus floridulus cultivar M001 unplaced genomic scaffold, ASM1932011v1 os_2532_1_2, whole genome shotgun sequence genomic region harbors:
- the LOC136535098 gene encoding protein DMP6-like has product MASSRAAPPGDAEAAPLLAATGDGAQHAAPTTTTVIGKALNSTADLAKHLPTGAVLAFAVLSPSFTADGTCNAANRALTGCLIGACALCCFVLCFTDSYRDAATGALRYGFVTPSGRLIPIDGGSSGSGSPPPLDDRYRLTVRDVMHGLLSFAVFLAVAIVDRDVVACFYPVESASTRQLLAAVPVAAGAAGSFLFAMFPSTRRGIGFPGAASSS; this is encoded by the coding sequence ATGGCATCATCCCGGGCGGCACCCCCTGGCGACGCAGAGGCGGCGCCGCTGCTTGCGGCCACCGGTGACGGCGCGCAGCATGCGGCACCCACGACGACGACCGTCATCGGCAAGGCCCTTAACAGCACCGCCGACCTCGCGAAGCACCTTCCCACGGGCGCCGTGCTCGCCTTCGCGGTGCTGTCGCCGTCCTTCACCGCGGACGGCACCTGCAACGCCGCGAACCGCGCGCTGACGGGCTGCCTCATCGGCGCCTGCGCACTCTGCTGCTTCGTCCTCTGCTTCACCGACAGCTACCGCGACGCCGCCACGGGCGCGCTGCGGTACGGCTTCGTCACGCCCAGCGGCCGCCTGATCCCCATCGACGGAGGCAGCTCCGGCTCtgggtcgccgccgccgctggacgACAGGTACAGGCTCACCGTGCGCGACGTCATGCACGGGCTGCTGTCGTTCGCGGTGTTCCTGGCCGTGGCCATAGTGGACCGCGACGTGGTGGCGTGCTTCTACCCCGTCGAGTCCGCGTCCACCAGGCAGCTGCTGGCCGCCGTGCCCGTGGCGGCCGGCGCCGCGGGGAGCTTCCTCTTCGCCATGTTCCCGTCCACGCGGCGCGGGATCGGCTTCCCCGGGGCGGCGTCCTCATCCTGA